The Cloeon dipterum chromosome 3, ieCloDipt1.1, whole genome shotgun sequence genome includes a region encoding these proteins:
- the LOC135939388 gene encoding gametocyte-specific factor 1 homolog, translated as MASSSRTHGPFYVDKLVICPLVESHVILESRLQYHIVRCIRTFPHPERVQKCPFNATHLILLPNSLEEHMANCADSNSLIMYKYSGGEKSSLKETLHPMNNREIPCEEDWSDVVASKAPSYDFLEANDRGGRPNRGAKKKLPLPQSVPSARRRRERFAGQRVEEEVNYNPLTAGLDPDDVASNASTFSCFSVRTRRT; from the exons ATGGCTAGTTCATCGCGAACACATGGACCCTTCTATGTTGACAAACTCGTAATCTGCCCACTGGTCGAATCTCACGTAATTTTGGAATCTCGCCTCCAATATCACATCGTTCGTTGTATCAGG aCTTTCCCGCATCCTGAGAGGGTTCAGAAATGTCCTTTCAATGCTACCCACTTGATTCTGTTGCCAAACAGCCTTGAAGAACACATGGCAAATTGTGCTGACAGCAACTCTCTTATCATGTACAAGTATTCTG GAGGTGAAAAAAGCAGTCTGAAGGAAACCTTGCATCCCATGAATAATCGAGAAATTCCATGTGAGGAAGACTGGTCTGATGTCGTGGCCTCCAAAGCTCCCTCTTACGACTTCCTTGAAGCAAATGATCGCGGTGGTCGTCCCAATCGTGGTGCCAAGAAGAA GTTACCCTTACCCCAAAGTGTGCCAAGTGCACGTCGTAGACGTGAAAGGTTTGCAGGGCAAAGGGTAGAAGAGGAAGTCAATTACAATCCCCTCACCGCTGG ATTGGATCCCGATGACGTGGCAAGCAATGCAAGCACTTTCAGCTGCTTCTCAGTGCGTACTCGCCGCACTTAG
- the MAN1 gene encoding inner nuclear membrane protein Man1 isoform X1 — MSKIPEEILRLSDEQLRQAFLDRDHPVGPVTDTTRKAYQNKLASLMGTGGSRKTATPKKKKQSIAAMSSEEDEPSPPPKAATPKRKSVAPVAPVTPVETTSRRKQVKATPKAKLPTPSPQVSYDTGSDSDEVEPVRDSRRTTHTYYRQVCPSGSPPVSSNPPFMSDFGKKLSLSFNGHTPARNDSPQKKVLSQESVGHSWVYKFFTMVLPVLLVAFFAFLAYQYAGMPAAPKGISEQVEPILKDAEFDKDTHLPVCKGTQVPGINCVLHSDIRPTIENLRLLYPFIKQTYIDAVCSSKADANNGRVDFNDMETQLEARGISDAESVINNIRVLIRNNPDWGFDVVNQGKSLTLKNPSLPTLCFLRLKIAGVFDSLIVVVAVILIMLALRWVHKSWTEKVTKDAARKTALINRIRDRMESTELSNGPFSVPIDQLRDELLGANNVKSMSKVWNEALANVLKYDPEIRMETKLVGGEEADCLVWIRSRSPHSTRVSQQGREATADKLEQMDNSSQSSKEHMSKVWQGQAFENVEGSFNSPPVCPTQCLKIRHMFVPDKPAGSDGVVDAILEKCGQNVNILHIKLDSNANDCCVYMKTASQADAGRAFRALHGWWFDGNLVTVKFLRLERYHERFPEAINACIPLRPSNNTKLASQGKLWQSNENEVD; from the exons ATGTCAAAGATACCAGAGGAGATTCTTCGTCTTTCTGACGAGCAGTTGCGACAGGCCTTCTTGGACCGAGATCATCCAGTGGGTCCTGTGACTGACACCACACGGAAAGCATATCAAAACAAGCTTGCTTCCCTGATGGGGACAGGAGGAAGTCGGAAAACGGCCACACCGAAAAAGAAGAAGCAAAGCATTGCTGCCATGAGTTCGGAGGAAGATGAGCCATCGCCTCCTCCAAAAGCCGCAACGCCTAAGAGGAAGTCTG TGGCACCAGTGGCACCTGTCACCCCTGTTGAAACCACTTCAAGAAGGAAGCAGGTGAAAGCCACCCCCAAAGCAAAGCTGCCGACTCCCTCACCCCAAGTGTCTTATGACACGGGCTCAGACAGCGACGAGGTGGAGCCTGTTAGAGACTCCCGTAGAACTACCCACACTTATTACAGACAAGTCTGCCCAAGTGGGTCTCCGCCAGTGTCGTCAAACCCTCCATTCATGTCCGATTTCGGGAAGAAGCTCAGTCTGAGTTTCAATGGCCACACTCCCGCCAGGAACGACTCGCCACAAAAGAAAGTCTTGTCTCAAGAG AGTGTCGGACACTCCTGGGTCTACAAGTTCTTTACCATGGTGTTGCCGGTGCTGCTCGTAGCTTTCTTTGCCTTTCTGGCTTACCAGTATGCAGGCATGCCGGCCGCTCCAAAGGGAATCTCTGAACAAGTTGAACCTATTCTCAAAGATGCTGAATTTGATAAGG ACACCCATTTACCAGTGTGCAAAGGGACTCAGGTGCCTGGA ATAAACTGTGTGCTGCATTCAGACATTCGGCCCACAATTGAGAACCTAAGACTGTTGTATCCCTTCATAAAGCAGACCTACATTGACGCTGTTTGCTCCTCCAAAGCTGATGCAAACAATGGACGAGTTGATTTCAATGATATGGAAACCCAGCTTGAAGCCAGGGGCATCTCG GATGCTGAGTCTGTTATCAACAACATCCGAGTTTTGATCCGAAACAATCCAGATTGGGGATTTGACGTCGTGAATCAAGGAAAATCTTTAACCCTGAAAAACCCCAGCTTGCCAACACTTTGCTTCCTCCGACTCAAGATTGCTGGTGTTTTCGATTCACtgattgttgttgttgctg TTATCCTGATTATGCTGGCTCTACGGTGGGTGCACAAAAGCTGGACAGAGAAAGTTACGAAGGACGCAGCAAGGAAGACTGCGCTTATTAACAGAATCAGAGACCGCATGGAAAGCACTGAACTGTCCAATGGACCATTCAGCGTTCCAATTGACCAACTGAGAGACGAACTCCTTGGAGCAAACAATGTCAAAT CAATGAGCAAAGTCTGGAACGAGGCTCTGGCAAATGTGCTCAAGTATGACCCTGAGATCAGGATGGAGACCAAGCTTGTGGGTGGTGAAGAAGCGGACTGTCTTGTTTGGATCCGGTCAAGGTCGCCGCATTCAACTCGCGTGAGCCAGCAAGGTAGAGAGGCTACAGCTGATAAATTAGAGCAG ATGGATAACTCTTCTCAGTCGTCCAAGGAGCACATGAGCAAGGTTTGGCAAGGCCAAGCTTTTGAGAACGTTGAAGGCTCTTTCAACTCGCCCCCAGTGTGCCCAACTCAGTGTTTGAAGATCCGACACATGTTTGTCCCTGATAA GCCTGCTGGTTCAGACGGAGTGGTTGATGCCATTTTGGAGAAGTGTGGACAGAACGTCAACATTCTTCACATTAAACTGGACTCAAACGCAAATGATTGCTGTGTCTACATGAAAACTGCAAGTCAAGCTGATGCAGGACGCGCCTTCCGTGCTCTTCACGGCTGGTGGTTTgatg GAAACTTGGTTACCGTGAAATTCCTGCGTCTTGAGCGCTACCATGAAAGGTTCCCTGAAGCCATCAACGCTTGCATTCCCCTGCGTCCTTCCAACAACACGAAGCTCGCCTCACAAGGTAAACTGTGGCAGTCCAACGAAAATGAAGTAGATTAA
- the MAN1 gene encoding inner nuclear membrane protein Man1 isoform X2: MSKIPEEILRLSDEQLRQAFLDRDHPVGPVTDTTRKAYQNKLASLMGTGGSRKTATPKKKKQSIAAMSSEEDEPSPPPKAATPKRKSVAPVAPVTPVETTSRRKQVKATPKAKLPTPSPQVSYDTGSDSDEVEPVRDSRRTTHTYYRQVCPSGSPPVSSNPPFMSDFGKKLSLSFNGHTPARNDSPQKKVLSQESVGHSWVYKFFTMVLPVLLVAFFAFLAYQYAGMPAAPKGISEQVEPILKDAEFDKDTHLPVCKGTQVPGINCVLHSDIRPTIENLRLLYPFIKQTYIDAVCSSKADANNGRVDFNDMETQLEARGISDAESVINNIRVLIRNNPDWGFDVVNQGKSLTLKNPSLPTLCFLRLKIAGVFDSLIVVVAVILIMLALRWVHKSWTEKVTKDAARKTALINRIRDRMESTELSNGPFSVPIDQLRDELLGANNVKSMSKVWNEALANVLKYDPEIRMETKLVGGEEADCLVWIRSRSPHSTRVSQQGREATADKLEQMDNSSQSSKEHMSKVWQGQAFENVEGSFNSPPVCPTQCLKIRHMFVPDKPAGSDGVVDAILEKCGQNVNILHIKLDSNANDCCVYMKTASQADAGRAFRALHGWWFDGNLVTVKFLRLERYHERFPEAINACIPLRPSNNTKLASQGLAED, translated from the exons ATGTCAAAGATACCAGAGGAGATTCTTCGTCTTTCTGACGAGCAGTTGCGACAGGCCTTCTTGGACCGAGATCATCCAGTGGGTCCTGTGACTGACACCACACGGAAAGCATATCAAAACAAGCTTGCTTCCCTGATGGGGACAGGAGGAAGTCGGAAAACGGCCACACCGAAAAAGAAGAAGCAAAGCATTGCTGCCATGAGTTCGGAGGAAGATGAGCCATCGCCTCCTCCAAAAGCCGCAACGCCTAAGAGGAAGTCTG TGGCACCAGTGGCACCTGTCACCCCTGTTGAAACCACTTCAAGAAGGAAGCAGGTGAAAGCCACCCCCAAAGCAAAGCTGCCGACTCCCTCACCCCAAGTGTCTTATGACACGGGCTCAGACAGCGACGAGGTGGAGCCTGTTAGAGACTCCCGTAGAACTACCCACACTTATTACAGACAAGTCTGCCCAAGTGGGTCTCCGCCAGTGTCGTCAAACCCTCCATTCATGTCCGATTTCGGGAAGAAGCTCAGTCTGAGTTTCAATGGCCACACTCCCGCCAGGAACGACTCGCCACAAAAGAAAGTCTTGTCTCAAGAG AGTGTCGGACACTCCTGGGTCTACAAGTTCTTTACCATGGTGTTGCCGGTGCTGCTCGTAGCTTTCTTTGCCTTTCTGGCTTACCAGTATGCAGGCATGCCGGCCGCTCCAAAGGGAATCTCTGAACAAGTTGAACCTATTCTCAAAGATGCTGAATTTGATAAGG ACACCCATTTACCAGTGTGCAAAGGGACTCAGGTGCCTGGA ATAAACTGTGTGCTGCATTCAGACATTCGGCCCACAATTGAGAACCTAAGACTGTTGTATCCCTTCATAAAGCAGACCTACATTGACGCTGTTTGCTCCTCCAAAGCTGATGCAAACAATGGACGAGTTGATTTCAATGATATGGAAACCCAGCTTGAAGCCAGGGGCATCTCG GATGCTGAGTCTGTTATCAACAACATCCGAGTTTTGATCCGAAACAATCCAGATTGGGGATTTGACGTCGTGAATCAAGGAAAATCTTTAACCCTGAAAAACCCCAGCTTGCCAACACTTTGCTTCCTCCGACTCAAGATTGCTGGTGTTTTCGATTCACtgattgttgttgttgctg TTATCCTGATTATGCTGGCTCTACGGTGGGTGCACAAAAGCTGGACAGAGAAAGTTACGAAGGACGCAGCAAGGAAGACTGCGCTTATTAACAGAATCAGAGACCGCATGGAAAGCACTGAACTGTCCAATGGACCATTCAGCGTTCCAATTGACCAACTGAGAGACGAACTCCTTGGAGCAAACAATGTCAAAT CAATGAGCAAAGTCTGGAACGAGGCTCTGGCAAATGTGCTCAAGTATGACCCTGAGATCAGGATGGAGACCAAGCTTGTGGGTGGTGAAGAAGCGGACTGTCTTGTTTGGATCCGGTCAAGGTCGCCGCATTCAACTCGCGTGAGCCAGCAAGGTAGAGAGGCTACAGCTGATAAATTAGAGCAG ATGGATAACTCTTCTCAGTCGTCCAAGGAGCACATGAGCAAGGTTTGGCAAGGCCAAGCTTTTGAGAACGTTGAAGGCTCTTTCAACTCGCCCCCAGTGTGCCCAACTCAGTGTTTGAAGATCCGACACATGTTTGTCCCTGATAA GCCTGCTGGTTCAGACGGAGTGGTTGATGCCATTTTGGAGAAGTGTGGACAGAACGTCAACATTCTTCACATTAAACTGGACTCAAACGCAAATGATTGCTGTGTCTACATGAAAACTGCAAGTCAAGCTGATGCAGGACGCGCCTTCCGTGCTCTTCACGGCTGGTGGTTTgatg GAAACTTGGTTACCGTGAAATTCCTGCGTCTTGAGCGCTACCATGAAAGGTTCCCTGAAGCCATCAACGCTTGCATTCCCCTGCGTCCTTCCAACAACACGAAGCTCGCCTCACAAG GGCTAGCAGAGGACTAA